From Glycine soja cultivar W05 chromosome 4, ASM419377v2, whole genome shotgun sequence, the proteins below share one genomic window:
- the LOC114409857 gene encoding FKBP12-interacting protein of 37 kDa-like produces the protein MASPTHFDDDFDFGGGFGGRHSGNKRSSPDYDDEDYDNDPFAPKKAITKAEEASGVTTGMILSLRESLQNCKDTLATCQNELEAAKSEIQSWHSTLKNQPSILAGITPEPKMLINYLQALKSSEESLREQLEKAKKKEAAFIVTFAKREQEIAELKSAVRDLKVQLKPPSMQARRLLLDPAVHEEFTRLKNLVEEKDKKVKELQDNIAAVSFTPQSKMGKMLMAKCRTLQEENEEIGNQASEGKMHELGMKLALQKSQNSQLRNQFEGLQKHMEGLTNDVERSNEMVLMLQEKLEEKDRQIQRLKHEIKQKNLEDQRLKHELQQKNLEDQRLKHELQQKNLEDGNDNNAGEAAN, from the exons ATGGCTTCCCCTACTCATTTCGACGAT GACTTCGATTTCGGAGGCGGATTTGGCGGAAGGCATTCAG GTAATAAGAGGTCGTCTCCCGATTACGACGACGAGGATTATGACAACGATCCTTTTGCACCGAAGAAG GCTATAACAAAAGCTGAAGAAGCTTCTGGTGTAACAACAGGAATGATCTTGTCACTTCGTGAGAG TCTCCAGAACTGTAAGGATACACTTGCAACATGCCAA AATGAACTTGAGGCTGCAAAATCAGAGATTCAGAGTTGGCATTCTACACTTAAAAATCAGCCATCCATACTTGCCGGGATCACTCCAG AGCCCAAGATGTTGATTAATTATCTGCAGGCCTTGAAATCCTCTGAAGAGTCTTTAAGAGAGCAG CTTGAAAAGGCAAAGAAAAAGGAAGCTGCATTCATTGTAACATTTGCAAAACGAGAACAAGAGATAGCAGAGTTGAAG TCTGCGGTGCGAGATCTGAAAGTGCAACTCAAGCCACCATCAATGCAG GCTAGGAGGTTGTTACTAGATCCAGCTGTTCATGAAGAGTTCACGCGTTTAAAG AACTTAGTTGAGGAAAAGGATAAAAAAGTAAAGGAGTTGCAAGATAACATTGCTGCTGTAAGTTTTACTCCCCAAAGCAAGATGGGGAAGATGCTGATGGCTAAATGTAGAACCCTGCAAGaggaaaatgaagagattgGAAATCAAGCGTCTGAGGGGAAG ATGCATGAATTAGGGATGAAACTTGCATTGCAGAAGTCCCAAAATTCACAACTTAGAAATCAATTTGAAG GGTTGCAGAAGCACATGGAAGGACTGACAAATGATGTGGAAAGATCCAATGAAATG GTTCTTATGTTACaagaaaaattagaagagaAGGATCGGCAGATACAGAGACTAAAACATGAGATTAAACAGAAGAACTTGGAGGATCAAAGACTAAAACATGAGCTTCAACAGAAAAACTTGGAGGATCAAAGACTAAAACATGAACTTCAACAGAAGAACTTGGAGGATGGAAATGACAATAATGCCGGGGAGGCTGCTAactaa
- the LOC114409856 gene encoding uncharacterized protein LOC114409856: MDADSEYRENSDSSFVWDENSQLYFHASSGFYHDPNAGWYYSNKDGAYYKFEDGNYVLLGTKEDDNVEMYQCKETTKENPQQIYDGNNNEDHPSFLESKFETNQQIGTLADEAPADTPNSVSSPTCEDPPPPPSEWLEDTLIDLYLSGYKNIEVSEADAVTVPFETDDRYNSLAADAYSKSYEVEGEWILEPGDENGLAYNRSTVDEGIPYSNTYELEEGEWIPDMEDEYGIADRSTIDEAISLDEEKWRAQYGQVTESGKDLVSEVPIVDLWDWEMVTGSKRDGKDKMARLVGRLVKPSAKQHPSIPFSGGKLRSAPICEAHLDLVRVKTGQVYRLRNPSAKYVASLSTYDSSNPTEHWDFPQLSPNRKIKRHSKSSESSASALDETPIEKDLSALPSQLSASKKIKHQYRDRAAERRILHGGFGMGPGQKNLSDIYNTPSSPVDDCPQEATAEALEMSFGAGSYARKLLKSMGWKEGEGLGSSTKGLVEPIQPVGNVGTSGLGWSR; encoded by the exons ATGGACGCAGATTCTGAATATCGTGAAAATAGTGATTCTTCATTTGTTTGGGATGAGAATTCACAACTTTACTTCCACGCCAG TAGTGGATTCTACCATGACCCTAATGCTGGCTGGTACTATAGCAACAAAGATGGTGCTTATTACAAATTTGAGGATGGGAATTATGTGCTTTTAGGTACCAAAGAG GATGATAATGTTGAAATGTATCAGTGCAAGGAAACTACAAAAGAAAATCCTCAACAAATATATGATGGTAACAACAATGAGGATCACCCTTCCTTCCTTGAAAGTAAATTTGAAACTAACCAACAGATAGGAACCCTGGCTGATGAAGCACCTGCTG ATACCCCAAATTCCGTGAGTAGTCCAACTTGTGAagatcctcctccaccaccatcaGAATG GTTAGAGGACACGCTTATCGATCTTTACTTATCTGGCTACAAGAACATAGAAGTTAGTGAAGCCGATGCAGTGACAGTGCCATTTGAAACAGATGATAGATATAACTCGTTAGCAGCTGATG CTTacagcaaaagttacgaagtgGAAGGCGAGTGGATCCTAGAACCAGGAGATGAAAATGGCTTAGCTTATAATAGAAGTACTGTGGATGAAGGTATACCTTATAGCAACACTTATGAACTGGAAGAAGGTGAATGGATCCCAGACATGGAGGACGAATATGGCATAGCTGATAGAAGTACCATAGATGAAG CCATCTCATTGGATGAAGAGAAATGGCGAGCTCAATATGGTCAAGTTACTGAATCAGGGAAAGATCTGGTTTCAGAGGTTCCAATTGTGGACTTGTGGGATTGGGAAATGGTTACGGGATCCAAAAGAGATGGAAAAGATAAGATGGCAAGGTTGGTTGGTAGACTGGTTAAACCATCTGCAAAGCAACATCCATCTATCCCTTTCAGTGGAGGGAAATTAAGATCTGCTCCCATCTGTGAAGCACATCTCGATCTGGTACGAGTTAAAACAG gACAAGTGTACAGATTGCGAAATCCTAGCGCAAAATATGTGGCTTCATTATCAACTTATGATTCTTCCAATCCAACAGAACATTGGGATTTTCCCCAGTTATCACctaatagaaaaatcaaacgtcACTCTAAGTCCAGTGAAAGCTCTGCTTCAGCTTTGGATGAAACCCCTATTGAGAAGGATTTGTCTGCATTGCCAAGTCAGCTCTCTGCCTCTAAG aaaataaaacatcaatACAGAGATAGGGCTGCTGAAAGAAGAATATTGCATGGTGGCTTCGGCATGGGTCCAGGACAGAAGAATCTGTCGGACATTTATAATACACCATCTTCACCTGTTGATGATTGTCCACAAGAAGCTACGGCAGAGGCCTTGGAGATGTCATTTGGAGCTGGTAGTTATGCTAGAAAACTTCTAAAAAGCATGGGTTGGAAGGAG GGGGAAGGGCTTGGCAGTTCTACGAAGGGCTTGGTAGAACCTATTCAACCAGTTGGAAACGTTGGTACTTCTGGTTTGGGATGGTCTCGTTGA